Part of the Haemophilus influenzae genome is shown below.
CCCACATTATACAAATATTTTTAGGGCTTGCAAGGGCAATTTCATAAAAAGAAATTTTTTGTTGAAGTTTTCGTCAATCTAATTTCATGAAGTGTTTGCGATAATAAGCCAGCTCTTTAATGGATTCTCGAATGTCATCTAGCGCTAAATGCGTATTCTCTTTTTTAAAGCCTTCTAAAATTTCAGGTTTCCAACGTGCTGCAAGTTCTTTTAATGTGCTCACGTCTAAATGACGATAATGAAAATAATCGGCTAAATCTGGCATATATTTCACTAAGAAGCGTTTATCTTGGGCAATGCTGTTACCGCAAATTGGCGACGAACCTTTTGGCACCCATTTTTTTAAAAAGTCTAAGGTTTGTAATTCTGCTGCTCGTTCGGTAAGTTTGCTGGCTTTTACGCGTTCAATTAAGCCGTTTTCACTATGCGTTTTTTGGCACCAATCATTCATTTTATTGAGTAATTCATCAGGCTGATGAACCGCTAATACTGGGCCCTCTGCCAAAATATTTAAATTTTTATCTGTCATAATAGTCGCAATTTCAATAATACGTTCTTTTTCCGGTTCTAAACCGGTCATTTCTAAATCAATCCAAATAAGATTTTGTTTATCGAATGACATAATATCAGGTATCCTATGCAAAAATTTTTTTCATTTTACCAAAAACAAGGGAAAAAACGACCGCACTTTTATGGCTAAACGTAAATTAACTCAAAACCAAACTCGAAGAATTCAATCAAATAATGCGAAAACATTACATCGCCATAAGAAAAAAGACATTGAATGGTCAGATGAAATGCTGGGCGAATCGCAAGAAGGCGTTGTGGTCACACGTTATTCTATTCACGCAGATGTCGAAAATGAACAAGGCGAAATTTATCGTTGTAATTTGCGTCGTACTTTGTCGAGTTTGGTGGTGGGAGATAAAGTTGTTTGGCGTAAAGGTAATGAACAATTACAAGGTGTGAGCGGCGTGATTGAGGCGATTCACCCTCGAGAAAATGAAATTTCCCGCCCTGATTATTATGATGGTTTGAAACCCATCGCGGCGAATATTGATCGTATTATTATTGTATCAGCAGTATTGCCAACGCTTTCCTTAAATATTATCGATCGTTATCTTGTTGTGTGTGAAATTGCGGGAATTACGCCTCTCATTGTTTTGAATAAAGTGGATTTATTGACGCAGGAACAGCGTCAAGAAATTGAAGAACAACTTAAAATTTACCAAGATATTGGCTATGAAATTTTAATGATTTCAGCAAAGAGCGGTGAAAATATGGAAAAATTGACCGCACTTTTGGCACAAGGCACGGCGATTTTTGTTGGGCAATCTGGTGTTGGTAAATCGAGTTTAATTAATCATATTTTGCCTAGCGTAAACGCTCAAGTAGGAGATGTGAGCGAAACATCAGGGTTAGGGCAGCATACCACGACATCGTCACGTCTTTACCATTTGCCACAAGGCGGTAATTTAATTGATTCGCCCGGAATTAGAGAATTTGGGCTTTGGCATTTAGATGCCGAGCAAATCACAAAAGGCTATCGAGAATTTCAATATGTTTTGGGCACCTGTAAATTCCGTGATTGTAAACATTTGAGCGACCCCGGATGTGCGTTGCGTGAAGCCGTTGAGCAAGGCAAAATTTCGCCTGTTCGTTATGATAACTATCATCGATTAATTGAAAGTTTAAGTGAAACAAAATCACAACGTCATTTTTCATTAGTTTAACGATTGAGATTGTGAATAATAAATAAACTATTTAGCTTATTTTTATGATTTAATTCAGGCTTTTTAGTGTTTATTCTTGATTATTTTGCTTTGAAAAAGGATACTAGGGCAATTTTCTGGTTTTATATTTTTAATTATTGATTAGTCGAGGTAGCATTATGTATTCAAAAGATGTGGAAATTATTGCGTCAAACGGTTTACACACGCGCCCTGCTGCACAATTTGTGAAAGAAGCGAAAGCATTTTCTTCTGAAATTACAGTAACCTCTGGGGGGAAAAGTGCAAGTGCAAAGAGCTTATTTAAGTTGCAAACATTAGCTTTAACGCAGGGAACAACACTTACCATTTCTGCTGATGGAGAAGACGAGCAACAGGCAGTTGAACATTTAGTCGCGTTAATTCCAACTTTAGAATAATTCTTACTTAGCCATAAAATTGTGAAATTTTATGGCTATTGTTTATTTATTACTTTGTTAATTGTTTCGGAAGGTATCTATGATTTCTGGCATTCTCGCATCCCCAGGTATTGCC
Proteins encoded:
- the orn gene encoding oligoribonuclease, yielding MSFDKQNLIWIDLEMTGLEPEKERIIEIATIMTDKNLNILAEGPVLAVHQPDELLNKMNDWCQKTHSENGLIERVKASKLTERAAELQTLDFLKKWVPKGSSPICGNSIAQDKRFLVKYMPDLADYFHYRHLDVSTLKELAARWKPEILEGFKKENTHLALDDIRESIKELAYYRKHFMKLD
- the rsgA gene encoding small ribosomal subunit biogenesis GTPase RsgA: MAKRKLTQNQTRRIQSNNAKTLHRHKKKDIEWSDEMLGESQEGVVVTRYSIHADVENEQGEIYRCNLRRTLSSLVVGDKVVWRKGNEQLQGVSGVIEAIHPRENEISRPDYYDGLKPIAANIDRIIIVSAVLPTLSLNIIDRYLVVCEIAGITPLIVLNKVDLLTQEQRQEIEEQLKIYQDIGYEILMISAKSGENMEKLTALLAQGTAIFVGQSGVGKSSLINHILPSVNAQVGDVSETSGLGQHTTTSSRLYHLPQGGNLIDSPGIREFGLWHLDAEQITKGYREFQYVLGTCKFRDCKHLSDPGCALREAVEQGKISPVRYDNYHRLIESLSETKSQRHFSLV
- a CDS encoding HPr family phosphocarrier protein translates to MYSKDVEIIASNGLHTRPAAQFVKEAKAFSSEITVTSGGKSASAKSLFKLQTLALTQGTTLTISADGEDEQQAVEHLVALIPTLE